From the genome of Elusimicrobiota bacterium, one region includes:
- a CDS encoding polysaccharide deacetylase family protein, giving the protein MSAITAINRLSHSFRLAVSVVALAGCHRAPEPADAPVVTFLCYHTFDSAKPSPYTVDSRQFEEQMRFLAVQHIPVIPLSDYLSHLEHQTPLPPRSVVITMDDGYRAVRTKAWPVLKRHGFPFTLFVYPQAIGRHASALTWPELRRMSRAGVDIQSHSLTHPLLTHPPQAMSPEEYRDWVDNELRQSKEEIETQLHKPVTALAYPFGGYDEFIVERVRAAGYRMALTCDDGDVSRRSDPWHLHRRLVYRRNSVKRYVKFFMGKPLVLADLSPRDGERIRGPVREIQARVVNVKEILPETAKIIVDKLGNSPQPAPIDAKTGQLRFPLPVETKRGYYFVSLMARDRASPDLWRETSWLFIISRNTSKNR; this is encoded by the coding sequence TTGTCCGCAATCACCGCGATTAATCGGCTCTCCCATTCTTTCCGTTTAGCTGTTTCGGTTGTTGCCCTGGCAGGGTGCCATCGTGCGCCTGAGCCGGCGGATGCCCCTGTCGTGACCTTCCTTTGCTACCACACCTTTGACAGCGCCAAACCCTCTCCTTACACGGTGGACAGCCGGCAGTTTGAGGAGCAAATGCGTTTTCTGGCGGTTCAGCACATTCCGGTGATCCCGTTGTCCGATTATCTCTCGCATTTAGAGCATCAGACGCCGCTCCCGCCCCGATCGGTCGTGATCACGATGGACGATGGTTATCGCGCGGTCCGCACAAAAGCCTGGCCGGTGCTCAAACGGCATGGTTTTCCTTTCACGTTGTTTGTCTACCCGCAGGCGATCGGTCGGCATGCGTCGGCCTTGACGTGGCCGGAACTCCGCAGGATGTCCCGGGCCGGAGTGGATATTCAGAGCCATTCGCTGACGCATCCGTTGTTGACGCATCCTCCCCAGGCCATGAGTCCCGAGGAGTATCGCGACTGGGTGGATAACGAGTTGCGCCAATCGAAGGAGGAGATCGAAACGCAGCTCCATAAGCCGGTCACGGCATTGGCCTATCCTTTTGGCGGCTATGATGAGTTTATCGTCGAGCGGGTCCGTGCGGCGGGATATCGAATGGCGCTCACCTGCGACGACGGAGATGTGAGCCGCCGCTCGGACCCCTGGCACCTCCACCGCCGGCTGGTTTACCGGCGGAACAGCGTCAAACGCTATGTGAAGTTCTTTATGGGAAAACCGCTGGTCCTGGCAGATCTTTCTCCGCGCGATGGCGAACGGATTAGAGGGCCGGTTCGCGAGATTCAAGCGCGTGTCGTCAATGTAAAAGAAATTCTCCCGGAAACGGCCAAAATCATTGTTGATAAACTGGGAAATAGCCCTCAGCCGGCTCCGATCGATGCCAAAACAGGCCAACTGCGCTTCCCTCTTCCAGTAGAGACCAAGCGCGGCTACTATTTTGTTAGTCTAATGGCCAGGGATCGCGCTTCCCCTGATCTTTGGAGAGAGACATCGTGGCTTTTTATCATTAGTAGAAACACATCTAAAAATAGATGA
- a CDS encoding cysteine desulfurase → MFDSNVIRRDFPILQREVHGKPLVYLDNAATTQKPLSVIEAESAYYRQSNANIHRGIHTLSEEATAQYEAVREKVAKLIGSGTPECVIFTRNATEAINLVSYSWARKNLKEGDEILLTTVEHHSNLIPWQMAAEATGAKLRFIPLTPGGELDLTSLDTLLNKKTKLVAMTQMSNVLGTIMPVREIAKKAHRHGAKILVDGAQSVPHMPVKVSDLLCDFLVFSAHKMLGPTGIGVLWGKPDLLQAMDPFLGGGDMILEVWLDRATWNELPWKFEAGTPNIAGVMAFGAAIDYLNKLGMDAIRQHEKELTAYALEQLKTIPQIKIYGPLDVEKRGGVISFNFGDVHPHDIGTLLDQEGVAIRAGHHCCQPLMRDYDISGTARASFYIYNTREDVDVLVKALGKAATLFANVSA, encoded by the coding sequence ATGTTTGATTCCAATGTGATCCGCCGAGATTTCCCCATCCTGCAGCGGGAGGTGCATGGGAAGCCGCTGGTTTATCTCGATAATGCGGCCACCACGCAGAAACCCCTCTCCGTCATTGAAGCGGAGTCGGCGTACTACCGCCAAAGCAATGCCAATATTCATCGCGGGATTCACACCCTCAGCGAAGAAGCCACGGCTCAGTATGAAGCGGTTCGTGAGAAAGTGGCCAAATTGATCGGTTCCGGGACACCGGAATGCGTTATTTTTACCCGCAACGCCACCGAGGCCATCAATCTGGTGTCTTACAGCTGGGCCCGTAAGAATCTGAAAGAAGGGGATGAGATTCTATTAACGACGGTGGAACATCATTCCAACCTGATTCCCTGGCAGATGGCGGCAGAAGCAACAGGAGCCAAACTTCGTTTTATCCCATTAACGCCAGGAGGCGAACTGGATTTAACCTCTTTGGACACTCTTTTGAACAAAAAGACGAAGCTGGTGGCGATGACCCAAATGTCCAACGTTCTGGGGACGATCATGCCGGTGCGTGAAATCGCCAAAAAGGCGCATCGGCATGGCGCCAAAATCCTTGTCGATGGGGCTCAGTCGGTGCCGCACATGCCGGTCAAAGTGTCGGATCTTCTGTGCGATTTTCTGGTTTTTTCCGCTCACAAAATGCTGGGGCCTACCGGCATCGGCGTTCTGTGGGGAAAACCGGATTTGCTTCAGGCCATGGATCCTTTTTTAGGCGGTGGTGACATGATCCTGGAAGTCTGGCTGGACCGGGCCACCTGGAACGAGCTGCCCTGGAAATTCGAAGCCGGAACCCCGAATATCGCCGGGGTGATGGCTTTTGGCGCGGCCATCGATTATCTGAACAAGCTAGGCATGGACGCCATTCGTCAGCATGAGAAAGAGCTGACCGCTTACGCCTTGGAACAGCTCAAGACCATTCCTCAGATTAAGATCTATGGCCCCCTCGATGTGGAAAAACGCGGCGGGGTGATTTCGTTCAACTTCGGGGATGTCCATCCGCATGATATCGGCACACTCCTCGACCAGGAGGGAGTGGCCATCCGCGCCGGACATCACTGTTGCCAGCCGCTCATGCGCGACTATGACATCAGCGGGACCGCCCGTGCCAGTTTCTACATTTACAACACCCGCGAGGATGTTGATGTGCTGGTGAAAGCGCTGGGCAAGGCGGCCACCCTTTTTGCGAACGTTTCAGCCTGA
- a CDS encoding PilZ domain-containing protein: MVLDTEHSQERRLLKRVTIKLPVKVEGIGITPFTCETLNLHEQGMAATSTTFLTEGTKVSVTIAFPRSAITIDAMVAWSTALNIMALKPTRCALGFKFGHTSSKDISAIKRFVRNHRD; encoded by the coding sequence ATGGTCCTCGATACAGAACACTCCCAGGAACGCCGGCTCCTCAAACGCGTCACCATCAAGCTTCCCGTCAAAGTCGAAGGCATCGGCATTACGCCTTTTACTTGCGAGACGCTGAATCTGCATGAGCAGGGCATGGCCGCCACCTCCACCACCTTTTTGACGGAGGGAACGAAAGTCTCGGTGACCATCGCTTTTCCCCGCTCCGCAATTACCATCGATGCCATGGTGGCCTGGTCAACGGCCTTGAATATCATGGCGCTCAAACCGACGCGCTGCGCCCTTGGATTCAAGTTCGGCCACACGTCTTCCAAGGACATCTCCGCGATCAAGCGGTTTGTCCGCAATCACCGCGATTAA
- a CDS encoding TonB-dependent receptor — translation MISRKIFLFLFVASLLGAPASSAEGADNEDVLFFAQEAEIVHAATKHAQSTSWAPASAYVISAAEIEQYGYRTLAEALQQVPGFYISDDRNYNYVGVRGFGRPGDYNTRVLLLINGHRINENVYGAAYVANELPVDIKSIQQIEVIKGPGSALYGDSAFFAVINVLTKTPAETAPVETAIEYGSYQTGKAFVSASGVSQEKNGWYASGSYRSMGGQDLFYKEYASINEGIATNSDRERSYNAYTRYMGSLFSFQGASGQRTKRVPTGAFDARFNDSHTETTDSRDFIETQVEKDWTDFIHWTARLYYDWYEYDARYAQEDPPQTPAVLNRDYAKANWYGEENRLLLTPWGKPNTLILGQEFEKNLKTHQKNFNEDPYELLLDNDQRLSRWAFFLQQEYAPFTQLQFTLGLRLDHYESFGNTLNPRLALVYRPLESSVFKLMYGSAFRSPSAFEMFYNVIGNKSNPLLRPEKIRSSELVWLQEFGRPNSLSVSLYHNTISDLISQVTDPDDGLIQYQNKEKVISQGLEITAKSAFSRNLSGRLGYLVQKSYESGLGTLTNSPAQIGTVGLRGSIHERISVAADMVVVSPTRTLQNTMLPAYATVNLITSLKLTKQARVYAGVYNVLDARYSVSGAEEHRQDALEQNGRNFTLGLEVAFGAPRR, via the coding sequence ATGATTTCTCGAAAGATTTTCTTATTTCTTTTTGTTGCGTCGTTGCTGGGGGCACCAGCGTCCTCTGCGGAGGGGGCGGACAATGAGGACGTCCTGTTCTTTGCCCAGGAAGCCGAAATCGTCCATGCTGCGACCAAACATGCCCAGTCCACCTCCTGGGCGCCGGCGTCCGCCTATGTCATTTCCGCGGCCGAGATCGAGCAATACGGTTACCGGACTCTCGCTGAAGCGTTACAGCAGGTCCCGGGTTTCTATATCAGTGACGACCGAAATTACAACTACGTTGGCGTTCGGGGTTTTGGCCGTCCTGGGGATTACAACACCCGGGTCCTGCTCCTGATCAACGGCCACCGCATTAATGAGAATGTGTATGGGGCAGCCTATGTTGCCAATGAACTGCCTGTCGATATTAAGTCTATCCAACAGATCGAAGTCATCAAAGGACCGGGATCGGCATTATACGGAGATAGCGCGTTTTTTGCGGTGATCAACGTTCTCACCAAGACCCCTGCCGAAACCGCACCCGTCGAAACGGCAATCGAATACGGCAGTTACCAAACCGGCAAGGCTTTTGTTTCCGCCAGCGGAGTCTCTCAGGAGAAGAACGGCTGGTACGCTTCGGGATCCTACCGTTCCATGGGAGGACAGGACCTGTTCTACAAGGAATACGCCTCGATCAACGAAGGAATCGCTACAAACTCTGACCGCGAACGAAGCTACAACGCTTATACCCGTTACATGGGATCCCTCTTCTCTTTCCAAGGGGCCTCTGGCCAGCGTACCAAGCGGGTCCCCACGGGAGCCTTCGATGCACGCTTCAATGATTCTCACACCGAAACAACGGATTCCAGGGATTTCATTGAAACTCAAGTGGAGAAGGACTGGACCGATTTCATCCACTGGACAGCCCGGCTCTACTACGACTGGTATGAATACGACGCCCGCTACGCCCAGGAGGACCCACCACAGACCCCTGCCGTCCTTAACCGGGATTACGCCAAGGCGAATTGGTATGGGGAAGAGAACAGGCTCCTCCTGACACCTTGGGGAAAACCCAACACCCTCATACTCGGTCAAGAATTCGAGAAAAACTTGAAGACCCATCAGAAAAACTTCAACGAGGACCCCTATGAGTTGCTGCTGGATAACGACCAACGACTCAGTCGGTGGGCATTTTTTCTCCAACAGGAGTATGCGCCCTTCACCCAGCTTCAGTTCACTCTGGGCTTGCGCCTAGATCACTACGAGTCCTTTGGAAATACGCTCAACCCACGCCTGGCTCTCGTCTATCGACCCCTAGAATCCAGCGTATTTAAACTCATGTATGGATCGGCCTTCCGTTCACCCTCTGCCTTTGAGATGTTCTATAACGTCATCGGCAACAAATCCAACCCCTTACTTCGTCCGGAGAAGATTCGTTCCAGCGAACTCGTGTGGCTGCAAGAATTTGGAAGGCCCAATTCTTTGAGTGTCAGTCTTTACCACAATACGATTTCCGACTTGATCAGCCAGGTGACTGATCCGGACGACGGACTCATTCAATATCAGAATAAAGAAAAGGTCATCTCTCAGGGTCTTGAAATCACCGCCAAGAGCGCCTTTTCCAGAAACCTGTCCGGCCGCTTGGGGTACCTTGTACAGAAAAGTTATGAATCAGGTTTGGGAACACTAACCAACTCACCGGCTCAAATTGGGACGGTCGGTCTGCGAGGGTCTATCCACGAAAGAATTTCAGTGGCCGCCGATATGGTGGTTGTCAGCCCCACCCGAACACTTCAAAATACGATGCTACCGGCCTATGCCACCGTCAATCTGATCACGTCACTGAAACTCACAAAACAGGCTCGGGTGTATGCCGGGGTCTACAACGTGCTGGACGCACGCTACAGCGTCTCCGGAGCTGAAGAGCATCGCCAGGATGCCCTTGAGCAAAATGGCCGCAATTTCACGCTCGGATTGGAGGTCGCCTTCGGTGCGCCGCGTCGCTAA
- a CDS encoding 2-oxoacid:acceptor oxidoreductase subunit alpha, protein MMKEKTISVWVGGAAGDGIASVGESLAKIFARNGLQVYAYNSYQSVIRGGHVWWQMTAGAEKVYTQSETCHLLIALNQESIDRHADRVDKSGGILFNSDRLQVRAEHLRNGAQSFGLPVAKLAKLPIVQNTVATGAFVYLTDLPLESYEKALRERFAKKKADVVQANIDAARAGYAYAKENWKSLGLGLELSNQQRLVMTGNQAIAVGALAANCRFYSAYPMTPASSIMHFLASHGPANGLCFKQCEDEIAAINMAIGASQTGARAMTGTSGGGFSLMTEAVGLAGMLETPVVIANVQRGGPSTGLPTKTEQGDLFQVLGASQGEYPRIILAPHTIPDAFRVTTEAFNLADKYQCPVLLISDLLLSEHTETVESLDLKIRFDRGETLTEWKGDGYLRYRDTPSGISPRVLPGTPGVLYVSASDEHNEKGDVISDVFTDPLTRKKMVEKRMRKMVLAKQELAKLFPVALEGPAAADVTLVGWGSTYNVIQALIRRLEEDGIKANVLMIKVVAPFLSEGVTSVLSKCKRLVMIENNFSSQMARLIRMETGIHITDRILKYDGEPFLLSDVYEPLKKILGKSNG, encoded by the coding sequence ATGATGAAAGAAAAAACCATCTCCGTCTGGGTGGGAGGCGCGGCAGGCGATGGGATCGCTTCCGTGGGCGAATCCCTGGCGAAGATCTTCGCCCGTAACGGCCTGCAGGTTTACGCCTACAACAGCTATCAATCCGTGATCCGCGGCGGGCACGTCTGGTGGCAGATGACCGCGGGAGCGGAGAAAGTCTACACTCAGTCGGAAACGTGCCACCTGTTGATCGCGCTCAATCAGGAGTCGATCGACCGGCACGCGGACCGGGTCGACAAAAGCGGCGGCATTCTCTTCAATTCGGACCGCCTGCAGGTGCGGGCGGAGCACTTGCGCAACGGGGCGCAGTCGTTCGGGCTTCCCGTCGCCAAACTGGCCAAGCTTCCCATCGTGCAGAACACCGTGGCCACCGGCGCTTTTGTTTATCTGACGGATCTCCCTCTGGAATCGTACGAAAAGGCTCTCCGGGAACGCTTCGCCAAAAAGAAGGCGGATGTGGTGCAGGCCAATATTGACGCGGCGCGAGCCGGTTACGCCTACGCCAAAGAGAATTGGAAATCGCTGGGCCTTGGCTTGGAGCTTTCCAATCAGCAGCGTCTGGTGATGACGGGGAATCAGGCGATCGCCGTCGGGGCTCTGGCCGCCAACTGCCGGTTTTATTCCGCTTATCCGATGACACCGGCGTCCAGTATCATGCATTTTCTGGCATCCCACGGCCCGGCGAACGGCCTTTGCTTCAAACAGTGTGAAGACGAAATCGCGGCCATCAATATGGCGATCGGCGCCAGCCAGACCGGGGCGCGCGCGATGACGGGCACATCGGGGGGCGGATTTTCGCTGATGACGGAAGCGGTGGGGCTGGCGGGCATGCTGGAGACGCCGGTGGTCATTGCCAATGTCCAGCGTGGAGGGCCTTCGACGGGTCTGCCCACCAAAACCGAACAAGGCGATCTCTTCCAGGTTCTGGGGGCCAGTCAGGGGGAGTATCCCCGCATTATTCTGGCTCCGCATACGATCCCGGATGCGTTCCGCGTGACAACGGAAGCGTTTAACCTGGCCGACAAATACCAGTGCCCGGTCCTCCTGATTTCCGATTTATTGCTTTCCGAACACACGGAGACGGTGGAGTCGCTCGATCTCAAGATCCGGTTCGACCGCGGCGAGACCCTCACCGAATGGAAGGGCGACGGGTACCTGCGGTACCGGGACACTCCGAGCGGTATTTCGCCTCGCGTGCTGCCCGGGACCCCCGGTGTGCTTTATGTCAGCGCGAGCGACGAACACAATGAAAAAGGTGACGTGATCTCGGACGTCTTCACGGATCCGTTGACCCGGAAGAAAATGGTTGAGAAGCGCATGCGGAAGATGGTTCTGGCGAAACAGGAGCTGGCCAAGCTCTTTCCGGTCGCGCTCGAAGGGCCGGCGGCTGCCGATGTGACGCTCGTTGGCTGGGGGTCCACCTACAATGTGATTCAAGCGCTGATCCGGCGTCTGGAAGAGGACGGAATCAAGGCCAATGTTCTGATGATCAAGGTCGTGGCGCCTTTCTTGTCAGAGGGTGTCACTTCGGTTCTGTCCAAGTGCAAGCGCCTGGTCATGATTGAGAATAACTTTTCCTCGCAGATGGCCCGGTTGATCCGTATGGAGACCGGGATCCACATCACGGATCGCATTTTGAAATATGACGGCGAACCCTTTCTGCTGAGTGACGTGTATGAGCCGCTTAAGAAAATACTGGGGAAATCCAATGGCTGA
- a CDS encoding thiamine pyrophosphate-dependent enzyme, with translation MAETVTFKSDVKPDWCPGCGDYGVLSALEKACADLHLDPKDIMVVSGIGCSSNLPGFFRSYGMHTLHGRGVAVANGVKLGNHDLTVIAVGGDGDGYGIGVGHFIHSLRRNLDITYIVMDNQIYGLTTGQTSPTTEMSVKTKSAPEGNIEQPVNPIALALAGGASFVARGFSGEPAQLAELYKKAITHKGFALVDVFSPCVTFNKINTYPWFKERVYKLEDEKHDVTNFETAMKKVQEWGPRIPLGVFYAKERPTYETMEPALRNGPLAKQPFKPLDPAILLEFV, from the coding sequence ATGGCTGAGACGGTCACTTTTAAATCGGACGTTAAACCGGATTGGTGCCCCGGGTGCGGGGATTACGGCGTCCTGAGCGCACTCGAGAAGGCCTGCGCCGACCTCCATCTGGATCCCAAAGATATTATGGTGGTCTCCGGGATCGGATGCTCCTCCAACTTGCCCGGTTTCTTTCGTTCCTACGGGATGCATACGCTGCATGGCCGCGGGGTAGCAGTGGCCAACGGGGTGAAGCTGGGAAACCACGATTTGACGGTGATCGCGGTGGGGGGTGACGGGGATGGCTATGGGATCGGCGTCGGCCACTTTATCCATTCGCTGCGCCGCAATCTGGATATCACGTACATCGTCATGGACAATCAAATTTATGGGCTGACGACCGGACAGACGTCGCCGACCACGGAAATGAGCGTCAAAACCAAGTCCGCGCCGGAGGGAAACATCGAGCAACCGGTTAACCCGATCGCGCTGGCCCTGGCCGGCGGCGCGTCGTTCGTGGCCCGCGGATTCTCCGGCGAGCCGGCCCAGCTGGCGGAGTTGTACAAAAAGGCGATCACCCATAAAGGGTTTGCGCTGGTGGATGTGTTCAGCCCGTGCGTGACCTTTAACAAGATCAACACCTATCCGTGGTTCAAGGAGCGCGTTTATAAATTGGAAGACGAAAAACACGACGTGACGAATTTTGAAACGGCGATGAAGAAAGTGCAGGAATGGGGGCCTCGGATCCCCCTCGGCGTCTTTTATGCCAAAGAGCGGCCGACCTATGAAACCATGGAGCCGGCGCTCCGGAACGGCCCCCTGGCCAAACAGCCCTTCAAACCGTTGGACCCCGCAATCTTGCTGGAATTCGTGTAA
- a CDS encoding Rrf2 family transcriptional regulator — protein sequence MMQVSSKTEYGIRCLLHLAKQGEKAVSISQIAAQEQIPRHFAHQIFLQLRRAGIVKSLRGTQGGFALASEPSKISVGSIVRLLEGVPLQDTCDHFNRRTSCGHLGGCSIRPIWQSISQRLWEALDRINLQHLLTDEKSVGHTLAVELPILTAPIVTIVPPPTL from the coding sequence ATGATGCAAGTAAGCTCAAAAACGGAATACGGGATTCGCTGTCTGCTCCATCTGGCCAAGCAGGGGGAAAAGGCTGTTTCCATTTCTCAAATTGCTGCGCAGGAGCAGATCCCACGGCATTTTGCTCACCAGATTTTTCTTCAACTGCGGCGCGCGGGAATCGTGAAAAGCCTTCGCGGCACGCAAGGCGGCTTCGCCCTGGCTTCCGAGCCTTCGAAAATCTCTGTTGGGTCAATTGTCCGCCTCTTGGAAGGGGTTCCGCTTCAGGACACCTGCGACCACTTTAACCGGCGCACATCCTGCGGCCATCTGGGGGGCTGCAGCATCCGTCCGATTTGGCAATCGATCAGCCAACGGTTGTGGGAGGCGCTGGACCGGATCAATCTCCAGCATCTGTTGACCGATGAAAAAAGCGTCGGGCATACCCTGGCGGTCGAACTTCCCATATTGACGGCTCCGATTGTGACCATCGTCCCGCCTCCGACCTTATAA
- a CDS encoding DUF2062 domain-containing protein, which translates to MIRRLIRKLSAIPESPQRIALAFAAGVFLGVMPGVGPAAALLVAFLFHLSKVATVLGVLATNSWTTALLYTLSYRFGLWSGQLEKPLEWRLVLSFEEGWHEELARVAPTVIFGGMLAALVLAGVSYLVARVAVTHYKEIRLHRQK; encoded by the coding sequence GTGATCCGACGTTTGATTCGCAAGTTATCCGCCATCCCGGAATCGCCCCAGCGCATCGCCCTGGCGTTTGCAGCGGGGGTTTTTCTGGGAGTGATGCCCGGGGTGGGCCCGGCCGCCGCGCTTCTGGTTGCATTTCTTTTTCATCTCAGCAAAGTCGCCACAGTGCTGGGTGTCCTGGCGACCAACAGCTGGACTACAGCACTTCTCTATACCCTGAGCTACCGGTTCGGCCTTTGGTCCGGGCAACTTGAAAAACCCCTTGAGTGGCGACTGGTGCTCTCCTTTGAAGAAGGTTGGCACGAAGAACTGGCGCGTGTCGCCCCAACGGTGATTTTCGGGGGCATGCTGGCGGCCCTGGTGCTGGCGGGGGTGTCCTATCTGGTAGCCCGCGTGGCGGTGACTCATTACAAAGAGATCCGGCTCCACCGTCAGAAGTAA
- a CDS encoding iron-sulfur cluster assembly accessory protein, producing the protein MITLTAEAVLEIKRLLAQENKPELCLRIGLRGDGGCGGAHQLGFDTARPEDTAQDVEGIKILIDPRSALYLDGARLEYVDSPQGRGFMFQSAKPLPCPGADSFEV; encoded by the coding sequence ATGATTACATTGACGGCTGAAGCTGTTTTGGAAATTAAGCGGTTGCTGGCACAGGAAAACAAACCGGAGTTGTGTCTTCGGATCGGCCTGCGCGGTGACGGCGGCTGCGGGGGGGCTCATCAGCTCGGTTTTGATACCGCGCGTCCGGAGGATACGGCCCAGGACGTCGAAGGGATCAAAATCCTGATCGATCCCCGAAGTGCGCTGTATCTGGATGGGGCCCGCTTGGAGTATGTCGATTCTCCGCAGGGACGGGGATTCATGTTTCAGTCCGCCAAGCCGTTGCCGTGCCCCGGCGCGGATTCATTTGAAGTCTAA
- a CDS encoding ankyrin repeat domain-containing protein → MIKKISGLLCLFAAMCFLTLPVFAGEIHEAAKSGDIVKLKSLLDKDPALLYSKDEVGKTPLHWTVGRGQIAAMKVLLDEYHVKVDVRNDNEGTPLHVAASQAQPEAAKILIARGFTVDARTKNGSTPLHFASFKGRKPGHIETAKILLEHGADANAQTDKGVTPMMMAMSRQNSEIIALLKAHGATPVQGRQGMGGGRRGMTQDTGE, encoded by the coding sequence ATGATCAAGAAAATCTCAGGACTATTATGTTTATTCGCGGCGATGTGTTTCCTGACGCTACCCGTCTTTGCGGGAGAGATTCACGAGGCCGCCAAAAGCGGCGACATCGTCAAACTAAAAAGTCTTCTCGATAAGGATCCGGCGCTCTTATACTCCAAGGATGAAGTGGGGAAGACCCCCTTGCATTGGACCGTCGGCAGAGGACAGATAGCGGCCATGAAAGTGCTCCTTGATGAGTATCACGTCAAGGTCGACGTCCGGAATGACAATGAAGGCACCCCTTTGCATGTCGCCGCTTCTCAGGCGCAGCCAGAGGCCGCCAAAATACTCATTGCTCGTGGGTTCACCGTTGACGCGCGGACCAAAAACGGCTCGACCCCTTTGCATTTTGCTTCGTTTAAAGGACGAAAACCCGGCCATATTGAGACTGCAAAAATACTTCTCGAGCATGGGGCGGATGCCAATGCACAGACGGATAAGGGTGTTACGCCCATGATGATGGCCATGTCCAGACAGAACTCCGAGATTATTGCTCTACTCAAGGCCCATGGCGCCACGCCCGTTCAGGGACGCCAGGGCATGGGCGGCGGCCGCCGCGGCATGACGCAGGATACTGGAGAATAA
- a CDS encoding efflux RND transporter permease subunit, whose product MIRSIIRHPRRSLAALWLANHSLNMMSMIGILLLMGIVKKNSILLVDFTNARRLAGLKTHEALLEACPLRLRPILMTSLAIIAGAIPSALTLGPGSELRAPMGTAVIGGTLVSTLLTLFVVPCAYSLMARFESKLKGAHMAEVMQTLGESPK is encoded by the coding sequence ATGATAAGGTCCATAATTCGTCATCCCCGGCGGTCGCTGGCCGCGCTCTGGCTGGCCAATCATTCTCTGAACATGATGAGTATGATCGGGATCCTTCTCTTGATGGGTATCGTGAAGAAAAACTCGATTCTGCTGGTCGACTTTACCAACGCCCGCCGGCTCGCCGGGCTGAAGACGCACGAGGCGCTTTTAGAAGCCTGCCCTCTGCGCCTGCGGCCCATCCTGATGACGTCGCTCGCCATTATCGCCGGAGCCATTCCCAGCGCGCTGACGCTGGGCCCGGGATCCGAACTCCGCGCTCCGATGGGAACAGCGGTTATCGGCGGAACCCTGGTGTCAACGCTGCTGACCCTCTTCGTTGTTCCATGCGCCTACAGTCTCATGGCCCGTTTCGAATCCAAGCTCAAGGGAGCGCACATGGCCGAGGTGATGCAAACCCTCGGCGAATCCCCGAAATAA
- a CDS encoding ABC transporter substrate binding protein: MAAISRSDWRSPSVRRVAKLHLSHRIRFALGGILFAMGVAATNAQAASGARVAVVLSSDLAPYRQAFDSFRTHFTEPISVLHLTPNSMEVPKDVQIVVAFGSKAALAHYPAGTILICAMAPGIRIDSARPPAAVTQIAMVPSASALLVNLKVLQPSLRRLAILGLSQPIERYIDDLKSASASLGITIVSLPQKHLTDLPSTLRSLPGRVDALWIPPDPFFITNETLFTLKNFSEQNKLPLYLPTAGLVGKGAAAVVSCSYAEIGRTTAWVAKQALEGESLPAIIYPEKTSFVVNRSVAERSGLEIPENVLRGAEQVLP, from the coding sequence ATGGCCGCAATTTCACGCTCGGATTGGAGGTCGCCTTCGGTGCGCCGCGTCGCTAAACTCCACCTAAGCCACCGCATCCGGTTCGCGCTTGGCGGGATCCTGTTCGCCATGGGGGTGGCTGCGACCAACGCTCAGGCGGCATCAGGAGCTCGCGTGGCCGTTGTCCTGAGTTCCGATCTGGCTCCCTATCGACAAGCCTTCGATTCCTTCCGGACTCATTTCACGGAACCCATTTCCGTCCTACACTTGACCCCTAACTCAATGGAGGTGCCCAAAGACGTTCAAATCGTCGTTGCTTTTGGCAGTAAGGCGGCTCTGGCACACTATCCCGCCGGAACCATATTGATTTGCGCCATGGCCCCCGGCATTCGTATCGATTCGGCTCGACCCCCGGCGGCGGTGACGCAAATTGCCATGGTGCCTTCTGCTTCGGCGCTTTTGGTCAATCTGAAAGTTCTTCAGCCTTCTCTGCGCCGGCTGGCTATCCTGGGGTTATCTCAGCCGATCGAACGGTATATTGACGACTTAAAATCGGCGTCGGCCTCTCTGGGAATAACCATTGTGTCACTCCCACAGAAGCATCTAACGGATTTGCCGTCAACGCTTCGTTCACTTCCCGGCCGGGTTGACGCTCTGTGGATTCCTCCGGATCCTTTCTTCATTACAAATGAAACACTGTTTACCCTAAAGAATTTTTCGGAACAGAATAAACTGCCGCTGTATTTACCCACAGCGGGTTTGGTAGGGAAAGGAGCGGCTGCTGTCGTCTCCTGTTCCTATGCAGAAATCGGGCGCACGACCGCATGGGTCGCCAAGCAGGCACTGGAGGGAGAGTCCCTGCCAGCCATCATTTATCCTGAGAAAACGAGTTTTGTTGTGAACCGAAGCGTGGCGGAGCGCTCAGGATTGGAGATCCCGGAGAATGTCTTGCGCGGTGCTGAACAGGTCCTTCCGTGA